From a single Chlorocebus sabaeus isolate Y175 chromosome X, mChlSab1.0.hap1, whole genome shotgun sequence genomic region:
- the PIGA gene encoding phosphatidylinositol N-acetylglucosaminyltransferase subunit A isoform X2 — MELTGIDLLSGIIPELCQKYPDLNFIIGGEGPKRIILEEVRERYQLHDRVRLLGALEHKDVRDVLVQGHIFLNTSLTEAFCMAIVEAASCGLQIVSTRVGGIPEVLPEDLIILCEPSVKSLCEGLEKAVLQLKSGTLLAPENIHNIVKTFYTWRNVAERTEKVYDRVSMEAVLPMDKRLDRLISHCGPVTGYIFALLAVFSFLFLVFLRWMTPDSIIDVAVDATGPQGAWTNNYSHSKREGENSEISKTR; from the exons gGATCGATTTGCTTAGTGGTATAATACCTGAACTCTGTCAGAAATATCCAGATCTAAATTTCATAATTGGAGGAGAGGGACCAAAGAGAATCATTTTGGAAGAAGTTCGGGAAAGATACCAGCTGCATGACAG GGTGCGTCTTTTGGGAGCTTTAGAACACAAGGATGTTAGAGATGTCTTAGTTCAAGgacatatttttcttaataccTCCCTTACTGAAGCATTCTGCATGGCGATCGTGGAAGCAGCCAGTTGTGGTTTACAG attgtAAGTACCAGAGTTGGTGGAATTCCTGAGGTGCTTCCAGAAGACCTTATTATTTTATGTGAGCCTTCAGTAAAATCTTTGTGTGAAGGATTGGAAAAGGCTGTTTTGCAACTGAAGTCAGGGACATTGCTGGCTCCAGAAAACATCCATAACATAGTAAAGACTTTCTACACCTGGAGGAATGTTGCAGAAAGAACTGAAAAg GTATATGACCGGGTATCAATGGAAGCTGTGTTGCCAATGGACAAAAGACTGGACAGACTTATTTCTCACTGTGGCCCAGTAACAGGCTACATCTTTGCTTTGTTGGCAGTTTTCAGCTTCCTCTTCCTCGTTTTCTTGAGATGGATGACTCCAGATTCTATCATTGATGTTGCAGTAGATGccactgggccacagggtgcctgGACTAATAACTATTCTCACAGTAAAAGAGAGGGTGAGAACAGTGAGATATCTAAAACCAGGTAG